In Gymnogyps californianus isolate 813 chromosome 1, ASM1813914v2, whole genome shotgun sequence, the following are encoded in one genomic region:
- the C1H3orf38 gene encoding uncharacterized protein C3orf38 homolog yields MASLGLSEREQAGCRQLLEYLETEELIALTDTVTNRLVHPESRQEAIHAILVYSQNVEELLKRRKVYREIIFKYLAAQGIPVPPSSEKHLLIDRVKQYWSGQLTTCASESGERKPHVESHRDRRKSQHDVHDLGEEFCQWFFELLNSQHPLGVKSEERWGPQHFWEDAKMKFCYNTLEKNMEEYVGAEMVSLRLLSLVKEEYLLFNPNLHANGLKCAMSPHGLVLIAVAGTVHRDNTCLGVFEQIFGLISCPVRENTWKIKVMNLKIVGQNALEPGMQTEKPSIKYESNQLQEMYDGKELTVFEPQKF; encoded by the exons ATGGCGTCGCTGGGGCTGAGCGAGCGGGAGCAAGCCGGGTGCCGCCAGCTCCTGGAGTACCTCGAGACCGAGGAGCTGATCGCGCTGACGGACACCGTCACCAACCGCCTGGTGCACCCGGAGAGCCGCCAAG AAGCCATTCATGCCATCTTGGTTTACAGCCAAAATGTAGAAGAACTTTTGAAACGCAGAAAAGTCTATcgagaaataatatttaagtatttgGCAGCACAAGGGATTCCAGTGCCCCCTTCCTCTGAGAAACATCTACTCATTGATCGTGTAAAGCAGTACTGGAGTGGGCAGCTCACAACATGTGCCTCAGAGTCAGGGGAGAGAAAACCACACGTGGAG AGTCACAGAGACAGACGAAAGTCACAACATGATGTTCATGATCTAGGAGAAGAATTCTGTCAATGGTTCTTTGAACTCCTGAATTCTCAACATCCCTTGGGAGTAAAATctgaagaaagatggggacCACAGCATTTTTGGGAGGATGCCAAAATGAAGTTCTGTTACaacacattagaaaaaaacatggaagaatATGTTGGTGCAGAAATGGTGAGCCTTCGTCTGCTCTCGTTGGTTAAAGAAGAATATCTTCTATTCAACCCTAATTTGCATGCCAATGGACTGAAATGTGCCATGTCTCCACATGGGTTAGTACTGATAGCAGTGGCTGGCACGGTACATAGAGACAACACTTGCTTGGGCGTCTTTGAACAAATTTTTGGACTCATTAGCTGTCCCGTTAGGGAGaatacttggaaaataaaagttatgaaTCTTAAAATAGTTGGACAGAATGCTCTGGAGCCTGGGATGCAAACTGAGAAACCCTCCATAAAATATGAGTCAAACCAACTGCAAGAGATGTATGATGGAAAAGAACTGACTGTGTTTGAACCTCAGAAATTCTGA